One window from the genome of Bacteroidales bacterium encodes:
- the hydF gene encoding [FeFe] hydrogenase H-cluster maturation GTPase HydF, translated as MNPKGKETKPHIGIFGRRNSGKSSLINALARQEIAIVSDTPGTTTDPVKKSIEIPGLGACVLVDTAGIDDSGELGEKRIAKTQSALKTIDLAILVISGNQSGDHEEKLIHNLNHFGVPFFILHNKKDIQPLATELKRDLENKYQTTIVDFSALHPEDPDSLAGVMKKLMPETAYTSRSMLGGLISGGDVVLLVTPIDTEAPEGRMILPQVQAIRDILDNNAIAIVLKESELEAYINIMHPKPVLVVTDSQMFGRVSRIVPEEIPLTGFSVMLARYKGDFVNYLKGTPHLSNLSDGDKILILESCTHHVTCDDIGRNKIPRWLTNFSGKTLDFTVVAGLSDLPNNLSDYSMVIQCGGCMITGKQLINRLKPAVDAGIPVTNYGMAIAWTHGIYERAVAPFLNMKSK; from the coding sequence ATGAATCCAAAAGGTAAAGAAACAAAACCCCACATCGGGATCTTCGGGCGGCGCAACAGTGGCAAAAGTTCTCTGATCAACGCATTGGCACGACAGGAAATAGCGATTGTTTCCGATACTCCCGGAACGACCACCGATCCGGTGAAAAAATCCATCGAAATACCTGGCCTGGGTGCCTGTGTGCTTGTGGATACTGCCGGAATTGATGATTCGGGAGAGCTGGGTGAGAAACGCATTGCAAAGACACAGTCGGCATTGAAAACCATTGACCTGGCCATCCTGGTGATTTCCGGGAACCAATCCGGCGATCACGAAGAAAAGCTGATTCACAATCTCAATCATTTTGGGGTGCCCTTTTTCATTCTTCACAACAAGAAAGACATTCAGCCATTAGCTACTGAATTAAAAAGGGATCTTGAAAATAAATACCAAACCACGATTGTTGACTTCAGTGCGCTGCACCCAGAGGATCCCGACAGCCTGGCAGGTGTGATGAAAAAGCTGATGCCCGAAACAGCCTACACTTCACGGTCAATGTTGGGAGGGCTGATTTCGGGAGGGGATGTTGTGTTGCTCGTTACACCCATCGACACCGAAGCGCCGGAGGGAAGGATGATCCTTCCGCAGGTGCAGGCCATCCGCGATATTCTCGATAATAATGCCATAGCTATCGTATTAAAGGAAAGTGAATTGGAGGCTTATATCAACATCATGCATCCAAAGCCTGTGCTCGTTGTTACCGACAGTCAAATGTTTGGCAGGGTGAGCCGGATTGTCCCGGAGGAAATTCCTCTAACCGGCTTCAGCGTGATGCTGGCGCGATATAAAGGCGATTTTGTGAATTACCTGAAAGGGACGCCCCATCTCTCAAATCTTAGCGATGGTGATAAAATCCTCATCCTTGAATCATGCACCCACCATGTAACCTGCGATGATATCGGGCGAAATAAAATTCCGCGCTGGCTTACCAACTTCAGTGGGAAAACACTAGATTTTACGGTGGTAGCCGGGCTGAGTGATTTGCCGAACAACCTCTCCGATTATTCGATGGTCATTCAATGCGGGGGGTGTATGATCACCGGCAAGCAACTTATCAACCGGCTGAAACCCGCAGTGGATGCCGGCATCCCGGTCACCAACTACGGCATGGCCATTGCCTGGACGCACGGAATTTATGAAAGGGCTGTGGCGCCGTTCCTGAATATGAAATCAAAATAG
- a CDS encoding ATP-binding protein, translating to MIELLKELILDAQKGSIEVGFTRNLKVWPVTKKATVIVGVRRCGKSTYLSQIVNHLLNDGVKKENILFINFFDDRLAPLKTSGLDKVTEAYFLLYPEKKGNEKIYCFFDEIQIAAEWESFIDRLLRTENCEIYLSGSSARLLSKEIGTQMRGRAISWEMFPFSFGEYLQSQGFSYTLPVNTAERIQIQKSFEDYFNRGGFPETMGLEDFLRVKIHQEYFGSILFRDLIERYDVSHPKALTDLARKLLDNIASLYTLNNLTNSLQSLGHKAPKNTIAQFLEWFEDAYFLFTVRMYSTSFNKSNVNPKKIYCIDHAFVRSLTSGILVNSGHYLENVVFMALRRVYPEIFYYKTEAGQEIDFLILDTKRQFNLVQVAFSLEQPTTRQRELIGLQNAMKELQVENSTIVTWSESETIQAEDSKIEIIPAWRFLLQLEQTN from the coding sequence ATGATAGAATTACTCAAAGAATTGATCCTCGATGCCCAGAAAGGTTCAATTGAAGTGGGATTTACAAGGAATCTTAAAGTTTGGCCTGTTACAAAAAAGGCCACTGTGATAGTTGGTGTAAGAAGGTGTGGAAAATCAACCTACCTCAGCCAGATTGTAAATCACTTGCTTAATGATGGAGTAAAAAAAGAAAATATATTGTTCATCAACTTCTTTGATGACCGACTTGCTCCCTTGAAAACATCGGGGCTTGATAAAGTAACTGAAGCCTATTTTTTACTTTACCCTGAAAAAAAGGGAAATGAAAAGATTTACTGTTTTTTCGATGAGATACAAATAGCAGCAGAGTGGGAATCATTCATTGACCGACTTTTACGCACCGAAAATTGTGAGATATATTTATCGGGTTCTTCGGCCAGGCTGCTTTCGAAAGAGATTGGGACACAAATGCGTGGCAGAGCGATATCCTGGGAAATGTTTCCTTTTTCATTTGGAGAATACCTGCAATCACAGGGTTTCAGCTACACGCTGCCCGTTAACACCGCTGAGAGAATTCAAATTCAAAAATCGTTTGAAGATTACTTTAACAGAGGCGGATTTCCTGAAACGATGGGTCTTGAGGATTTTTTAAGAGTGAAAATTCACCAGGAATATTTCGGCTCGATTCTTTTTCGCGATCTGATTGAGCGTTATGACGTTTCACATCCGAAAGCACTGACCGACCTTGCGCGCAAACTTCTGGATAACATAGCCTCTCTTTACACCCTAAACAATCTGACCAACTCTTTGCAATCGCTTGGCCATAAAGCACCAAAGAACACCATAGCTCAGTTCCTTGAGTGGTTCGAAGATGCCTATTTCTTGTTCACGGTTCGGATGTACAGCACCTCATTCAATAAGTCGAATGTAAACCCAAAAAAAATCTATTGCATTGATCATGCTTTTGTCCGATCGCTCACCTCCGGTATTTTGGTTAATAGTGGCCATTACCTGGAAAATGTCGTTTTCATGGCTTTGCGCAGGGTTTATCCTGAAATCTTTTATTACAAAACAGAGGCGGGACAGGAGATTGACTTTCTTATTCTGGATACAAAGCGACAATTTAACCTGGTACAGGTCGCATTTTCATTGGAACAACCTACCACACGCCAGCGTGAATTGATCGGCCTGCAAAATGCAATGAAAGAACTCCAGGTTGAAAATTCAACCATTGTAACCTGGTCGGAATCAGAGACAATTCAAGCTGAAGATAGTAAAATCGAAATCATTCCTGCCTGGAGATTTTTATTGCAATTGGAACAAACCAATTGA
- a CDS encoding outer membrane beta-barrel protein, whose product MWLLINGLSAQDRKVTFGLQIEPLIPSNLIRSGEVQAFSQGVQFDISPRPGYAYGAHLSFRLSEKMALETGINYLIRDYRITATEEDFQTDLQFTADNFEIPLTFNYFIRLGERLYIDQSLGFSFQFLPGEFQTRAYEEKPTGGYVYDFSQISIRNYWVMPVFRGGFGFEYRTENSGWFYVGPVYRLFSTLYQTRILYTHEPVNINDLTIDLKGDYFSVVFRYIFPL is encoded by the coding sequence TTGTGGCTACTGATCAACGGCCTTTCAGCCCAGGATCGGAAAGTTACTTTTGGATTGCAGATTGAACCGCTGATTCCCAGTAATCTCATTCGCTCAGGCGAAGTGCAGGCCTTCAGCCAGGGGGTGCAGTTCGATATCTCACCCCGTCCGGGATATGCCTATGGCGCGCATCTTTCGTTCCGGCTCAGCGAAAAGATGGCACTTGAAACAGGGATCAACTACCTGATCCGCGATTACAGGATAACAGCCACGGAAGAAGATTTTCAAACCGACCTGCAGTTTACTGCCGATAACTTTGAAATTCCGCTCACTTTCAACTATTTCATCCGCTTGGGCGAACGGCTCTACATTGATCAATCCCTGGGTTTTTCGTTTCAGTTTCTTCCGGGTGAGTTTCAGACGAGAGCTTACGAAGAAAAGCCTACCGGAGGCTATGTTTACGATTTTTCTCAGATTTCAATCCGAAACTACTGGGTAATGCCGGTGTTCAGAGGGGGTTTCGGGTTCGAGTACCGCACCGAAAACAGCGGATGGTTTTATGTCGGCCCCGTTTACCGTCTTTTTTCAACCCTTTACCAAACCCGCATCCTGTATACCCATGAACCGGTGAACATCAACGATCTGACGATTGACCTCAAAGGAGATTATTTCAGCGTGGTGTTCAGGTATATTTTTCCGCTTTAA
- a CDS encoding alpha-amylase, translating into MFEFHIYKDIRKKYQLDVSFFSTNGNVIFANFHAVRLFVHKINQLRKPELHVYPGEVNAAGLIEEIYHIVLRNYEEQLNPEVFAKAQRFLEKELEKPKWFGLLAEFVGNFPPTAVFQRKISAEDYLKETTNGRSNQLITIEEMMMLWFANFNPGNKKLKELFDENYLSDVDTFHLFSEKLESFFINEPPFGPDQQDIFTLLKTPILKNPNDLSAQLDFILERWKSMLPENLVIQLLKGKDLFKEDVTFGSPGGPPPAVAPVYKGFGGAGDGFTIGKSGYQFIKDAAADYEEPEQFTDDVHWMPRVVLLAKNTYVWLDQLSKKYDREIRQLDQIPDEELDQLAKWNFTGLWLIGIWERSEASRRIKHIMGNIDAVSSAYSLFDYEIAHDLGGEAAYQSLNQRAKARGIRLASDMVPNHTGLFSKWTIEHPEYFIQTDVPPFPGYRFTGENLSQNPDLEIRIEDGYYSKTDAAVVFQWIDKKNGQTRYIYHGNDGTSMPWNDTAQLDMLKQAVREAVIQKIFDVARRFSIIRFDAAMTLAKKHFSRLWYPRPGSGGDIPSRADYAMTKEEFDEHFPVEFWREVVDRMNESMPETLLLAEAFWFMEGYFVRTLGMHRVYNSAFMHMLKNEENEKYRDLITNTLEFEPEILKRYVNFMSNPDEETAVRQFGTGDKYFGVCVLMNTLPGLPMFSHGQTEGFSEKYGMEYQRAYYNETPQTWLVEKHEREIFPLTRKRYLFSEVLNFNIFDYSDGSGNVNENVFAYTNRYMNDRTLVLFNNKYDQAFGGIKSSAPKLIQGGDGKGTEVVTISDVFGVNVEEGIFYIFREHISGLEYLRSAHEIHDHGFQWNLNGFEYRVFWNFREVHDARGDYRRLHQQLNGAGVSDIWRAMKEIRLQPVHQTFEALFSDQLINELSDFISKDRIEDNWLINIDGVKQGFGMLISRIAEEYKLADQHQAATSALICDLKSIESAFRYFYKNNQMLAKQLASPGLQPLTKILTIHNTKSYRESLILLFAYFVLKNLRNLSPDPDDKDGFIAQLKLEWPLQNLFKMTGAGQSEIDRNINLINILVTYGHELFDFSQPAIHQSESDIKLILTQKVNLAVKMVDDEFVQNLIGVNIYKEVTYFSKEQYEELSDWMFTLTVLNYFAEKHIAECQLPDILKQTIDFWNSTRTLSENSGYRLETLRENLELEKEAKKND; encoded by the coding sequence ATGTTTGAATTCCACATTTATAAAGACATCCGCAAAAAATACCAATTGGATGTGTCGTTTTTCTCTACCAATGGCAATGTAATCTTTGCCAATTTTCATGCTGTCAGGCTGTTTGTTCATAAAATCAACCAGTTGCGAAAGCCGGAGCTGCATGTTTATCCCGGCGAGGTCAATGCCGCCGGGCTGATTGAAGAGATTTACCACATCGTACTCAGAAATTACGAGGAGCAACTAAATCCGGAGGTATTTGCCAAAGCGCAAAGATTTCTCGAAAAGGAATTGGAGAAACCAAAATGGTTTGGACTATTGGCCGAATTTGTTGGAAATTTTCCACCGACTGCGGTTTTCCAGAGAAAAATTTCTGCTGAAGATTATTTGAAGGAAACCACAAACGGCCGCTCCAACCAGCTGATCACCATCGAAGAAATGATGATGCTGTGGTTTGCCAATTTTAATCCCGGTAATAAAAAATTGAAAGAGCTTTTCGACGAGAACTATCTTTCTGATGTGGATACTTTCCATCTATTTTCTGAAAAACTGGAATCATTTTTTATCAATGAGCCGCCATTTGGACCTGATCAGCAGGACATTTTTACATTGCTTAAAACTCCAATACTTAAAAATCCCAATGACCTGAGTGCACAGTTGGATTTTATCCTTGAGCGCTGGAAATCCATGTTACCCGAAAACCTGGTGATTCAATTGCTCAAAGGCAAAGACCTGTTTAAGGAAGATGTGACGTTTGGAAGTCCAGGCGGTCCTCCTCCTGCAGTCGCCCCTGTTTACAAAGGATTTGGCGGCGCCGGAGACGGATTCACGATCGGTAAATCGGGTTACCAGTTTATCAAAGATGCTGCTGCCGACTACGAAGAGCCGGAGCAGTTTACCGACGATGTTCACTGGATGCCACGTGTGGTGTTGCTGGCCAAAAATACCTACGTCTGGCTCGATCAGTTATCCAAAAAATATGACCGCGAAATCCGCCAGCTTGACCAAATTCCCGATGAGGAACTGGATCAACTGGCAAAATGGAATTTTACCGGATTGTGGCTGATCGGGATTTGGGAACGCAGCGAAGCGTCCCGGCGAATCAAGCACATCATGGGAAATATTGACGCTGTTTCGTCGGCTTACTCACTTTTTGATTACGAAATTGCCCACGACCTGGGCGGCGAGGCGGCTTACCAGAGCCTGAACCAACGTGCCAAAGCGCGCGGAATCCGGCTGGCCAGCGACATGGTTCCCAACCACACCGGGCTTTTTTCAAAATGGACCATTGAACATCCTGAATATTTTATTCAAACCGACGTTCCGCCATTCCCAGGTTACCGGTTTACCGGAGAAAATCTTTCCCAAAATCCCGATTTGGAAATCAGGATCGAAGATGGCTATTACTCAAAAACCGATGCTGCCGTTGTTTTTCAGTGGATTGACAAAAAAAACGGCCAGACCCGTTACATTTACCACGGAAACGATGGCACCTCAATGCCCTGGAACGACACCGCACAGTTGGACATGCTCAAACAAGCAGTGCGTGAAGCGGTGATCCAAAAAATCTTCGATGTGGCGCGCAGGTTTTCCATCATCCGTTTTGATGCGGCGATGACGTTGGCCAAAAAACATTTTTCGAGGCTATGGTACCCGCGTCCGGGATCCGGAGGCGACATCCCCTCGCGTGCCGATTATGCCATGACCAAAGAGGAATTTGACGAACATTTCCCCGTTGAGTTCTGGCGCGAAGTGGTTGACCGGATGAACGAATCCATGCCCGAAACGCTGCTCCTGGCCGAGGCTTTCTGGTTTATGGAAGGCTATTTTGTGCGCACGCTCGGAATGCACCGCGTTTACAATTCGGCGTTTATGCATATGCTCAAAAATGAGGAAAATGAAAAATACCGCGACCTGATCACCAACACCCTTGAGTTTGAACCGGAAATTCTCAAACGCTATGTCAACTTTATGAGCAACCCCGACGAAGAGACCGCCGTCAGGCAGTTTGGCACCGGCGATAAATATTTTGGCGTGTGTGTGCTGATGAACACCCTCCCCGGTTTGCCCATGTTTTCGCACGGACAAACAGAGGGTTTTTCGGAAAAATATGGCATGGAATATCAACGCGCTTATTACAACGAAACTCCGCAAACTTGGCTGGTCGAAAAACACGAACGCGAAATCTTTCCCCTTACCCGCAAACGCTACCTCTTTAGCGAAGTGCTGAATTTCAATATTTTCGATTACTCCGATGGTTCGGGAAATGTAAACGAAAACGTCTTTGCCTACACCAACCGCTACATGAACGATCGCACACTGGTGCTGTTCAACAACAAATACGACCAGGCTTTTGGAGGAATAAAAAGTTCAGCGCCAAAGCTCATTCAAGGCGGCGATGGCAAGGGAACAGAGGTTGTCACTATTTCGGATGTTTTCGGTGTAAATGTTGAAGAGGGAATTTTCTACATTTTCCGTGAGCACATCTCAGGGCTGGAATATTTGCGCAGTGCGCATGAAATTCATGATCATGGTTTCCAGTGGAATCTCAACGGATTCGAGTACCGTGTGTTCTGGAACTTCAGGGAGGTGCATGATGCCAGGGGCGATTACCGCAGATTGCATCAACAGCTGAATGGTGCAGGAGTTTCTGATATCTGGCGGGCCATGAAAGAGATACGGCTTCAACCGGTTCATCAGACCTTCGAAGCGTTGTTTTCAGATCAATTGATTAACGAACTCTCCGACTTCATCTCAAAAGACCGGATTGAGGACAACTGGCTGATTAATATTGATGGTGTAAAGCAAGGTTTCGGGATGCTGATCAGCCGGATTGCGGAAGAATATAAACTGGCTGACCAGCACCAGGCAGCCACTTCTGCGTTGATATGCGATTTGAAATCCATCGAAAGTGCTTTCCGGTATTTTTACAAGAACAACCAGATGCTGGCAAAGCAACTCGCATCGCCAGGCTTACAACCATTGACCAAAATCTTAACCATTCACAACACCAAAAGCTACCGTGAAAGTTTAATACTCCTGTTCGCCTATTTTGTACTGAAGAACCTGAGAAACCTTTCGCCTGATCCTGACGACAAAGATGGATTTATTGCTCAGCTCAAACTTGAGTGGCCATTGCAAAATCTCTTTAAAATGACTGGCGCAGGCCAGTCCGAAATCGACCGCAACATCAACCTGATCAACATTCTTGTTACTTACGGCCATGAACTTTTCGATTTTAGCCAGCCTGCAATTCATCAATCTGAATCAGATATCAAACTGATACTTACCCAAAAAGTAAACCTGGCTGTTAAAATGGTGGATGACGAATTTGTGCAAAACCTTATCGGAGTAAACATTTACAAGGAGGTGACCTATTTCAGCAAAGAGCAGTACGAGGAACTTTCCGACTGGATGTTTACCCTTACCGTACTGAACTATTTCGCCGAAAAACACATCGCCGAATGCCAGCTTCCTGACATCCTGAAACAAACCATTGACTTCTGGAATTCAACGCGGACGCTCTCCGAAAACTCCGGCTACAGGCTGGAGACGCTGAGGGAGAATCTTGAGCTTGAGAAAGAAGCGAAGAAAAATGATTAG
- a CDS encoding YhdH/YhfP family quinone oxidoreductase, producing the protein MENKTYNALVVEENETNHFTRKIKVKSTDELPAGDLLIRVHYSSLNYKDALSASGNKGVTRNYPHTPGIDASGVVEHSASEKFKPGDEVIVTSYDLGMNTSGGFGEYIRVPADWALKLPAGITLKESMMFGTAGLTAGMAVDQILTKVMPNQGEVLVTGASGGVGSMAVAILARLGYQVAAGTGKPEAGEILKKLGTTQLISREELTTGKERPMLKPRWSAVVDTVGGDILANAIKSTNLNGVIACCGNVASPDLNINVYPFILRGVSLVGIDSQNYLMPNREKIWSLLSTDWKPAFLTELFQEVNLEGLNEKIELMLQGKITGRVVLKHNHK; encoded by the coding sequence ATGGAAAACAAAACATACAACGCACTGGTGGTCGAAGAGAATGAAACCAATCATTTTACCAGAAAAATAAAGGTAAAATCAACCGATGAACTTCCTGCCGGCGACCTACTGATCAGGGTTCATTACTCTTCGTTAAATTACAAAGACGCGTTGTCGGCCTCCGGAAATAAAGGAGTTACGCGAAATTACCCCCACACCCCGGGCATTGATGCCTCAGGAGTTGTTGAACATTCGGCATCGGAAAAGTTCAAACCGGGTGATGAGGTAATCGTAACGAGCTACGACCTCGGCATGAACACCAGCGGCGGTTTTGGGGAATATATCCGTGTGCCTGCTGATTGGGCATTGAAATTACCTGCAGGAATTACCCTGAAGGAGAGCATGATGTTTGGCACCGCCGGTTTGACTGCAGGAATGGCTGTTGATCAAATTTTGACAAAGGTGATGCCCAATCAGGGAGAAGTGCTGGTAACCGGCGCTTCCGGCGGGGTTGGGAGCATGGCTGTGGCCATTCTGGCAAGACTGGGTTACCAGGTTGCAGCTGGAACGGGCAAGCCGGAAGCCGGAGAAATTTTAAAAAAACTTGGCACGACCCAATTGATTTCAAGGGAAGAATTAACTACAGGCAAAGAGCGCCCGATGCTCAAACCCCGCTGGAGTGCGGTGGTGGACACCGTCGGCGGCGACATTCTTGCCAATGCCATTAAATCAACTAATCTGAACGGGGTGATAGCTTGCTGTGGCAATGTAGCCTCGCCAGATTTGAACATCAACGTCTACCCGTTCATCCTCAGAGGCGTGTCGCTTGTTGGCATTGACTCCCAAAACTATCTGATGCCAAACCGCGAAAAGATCTGGAGTCTTTTATCCACTGACTGGAAGCCGGCTTTTTTAACAGAATTATTTCAGGAGGTTAACCTGGAGGGCCTAAACGAAAAAATCGAATTAATGCTTCAGGGAAAAATCACCGGAAGGGTTGTTCTTAAACATAATCACAAGTAA
- a CDS encoding type II toxin-antitoxin system HicA family toxin, whose amino-acid sequence MHRNLKNIKLATFRKFLEYKGLKKIRTAGGHEVWSRSDLTRPVVLQSHKDPIPEFVIKSNLQTINADKQELIDFLSESFRK is encoded by the coding sequence ATGCACCGTAATCTGAAAAATATAAAACTGGCCACATTTCGCAAATTTCTTGAGTACAAGGGACTCAAAAAGATCAGGACTGCCGGTGGTCATGAAGTTTGGAGCAGAAGTGACCTTACCAGGCCAGTCGTATTGCAAAGTCACAAAGACCCGATCCCTGAGTTTGTCATCAAATCAAACCTGCAAACGATAAATGCTGATAAACAGGAATTGATTGATTTTTTGAGTGAATCATTTCGTAAGTAA
- a CDS encoding insulinase family protein, giving the protein MAALLFALQISVFAQKTYTYESVKGDPFEARIYTLDNGLKVYFSVYPEEPRIQTFVAVKVGSKNDPAETTGLAHYFEHMMFKGTPNFGTLDWEKEKVLIQEIEDLFEVYRQETDMQKRAAIYKKIDSISYVASTLAIPNEYDKLMTAIGSQGTNAGTSNDYTMYIENIPSNQLANWAKIQADRFSEPVLRLFHTELETVYEEKNMSLTNDGRKASEALMAGLYPHHPYGLQTTLGEAEHLKNPSMKNIREFFDIYYVPNNMAVVMAGDFDPDEAIVIVDKYFGQLTPGDVPELKFKPEPPITKPVVKEVIGLEAETAQLAWRFEGSGSEQSPYLDMIGMILYNGKAGLIDQNLNKQMATLGSSAYVRSLTDYSALTLSGRNKGGQTLEEVKDLLLGEVEKLKKGDFPNWLMEAAINNLKLQELRRTESARSRAYLMVASFMNNQPWEKSVEYVNTLSKITREDVIAFANEHLGANNYVVVYKRQGQPDDITKMEKPPITPIHINRDAESDLQKEIKASEVPQPEPVFLDYQKDIKRKQLSNGIEILYVENTENPTFSFTYTFPMGSYHDKLLPFAASFLDFMGTKKMSPEEISNEFYKLACTFSVRVDDEETRITLSGLSENLKDALILFEDLVLNARGEAKDLESYINNVKKARLDSKANQRANFQALTNYAMYGAENPTTFTLTNQELEMLKVEQLIATLQHLWKIEHNIAFYGPQPIDKVATLVETNHKVPKTLAAVDKATKFEPKETEKEMVYFAHYEANQSYLQTISKGVPFNKEIVPQVSLYNSYFGGGMNAIVFQEMREKRGLAYSSSSSYRQPSNPDGYFMNTSFIATQNDKVIDAFDAFNDLFKNMPLSDNAFKLAQEQMISDIRTQRITKSGIIWSYLNDKKMGYDVDRRMLLYKTIPTMTLDNVKTFNAQFVKEKPKTYVILGHRDQVDFVEIEKRYGPVIKLTESDLFAY; this is encoded by the coding sequence ATGGCTGCTTTGCTTTTCGCTTTGCAAATCAGTGTCTTTGCTCAAAAAACGTACACTTACGAATCAGTGAAAGGCGACCCGTTTGAGGCGCGGATTTACACCCTTGACAACGGACTAAAGGTCTATTTCTCGGTTTATCCTGAGGAACCCAGGATTCAAACTTTTGTGGCAGTGAAGGTGGGAAGCAAAAACGACCCGGCCGAAACCACCGGTCTGGCGCATTACTTCGAACACATGATGTTTAAAGGGACTCCCAATTTTGGAACACTCGACTGGGAAAAAGAAAAAGTGCTGATTCAGGAAATCGAAGACCTTTTTGAAGTGTACCGCCAGGAAACCGACATGCAGAAACGGGCGGCCATTTACAAAAAGATTGACAGCATTTCTTACGTCGCTTCCACGCTGGCCATCCCTAACGAATACGATAAACTGATGACTGCAATCGGTTCGCAGGGAACCAATGCCGGCACTTCAAACGATTACACGATGTACATCGAAAATATCCCGTCAAATCAACTGGCAAACTGGGCTAAGATTCAAGCTGATCGCTTCAGTGAACCTGTTCTCCGTCTTTTCCATACCGAACTGGAAACGGTGTATGAAGAAAAGAACATGTCGCTCACCAACGATGGCCGCAAAGCCTCTGAAGCATTGATGGCAGGGCTTTATCCCCATCACCCCTACGGGCTGCAGACAACCCTTGGCGAGGCCGAGCACCTGAAAAACCCCTCAATGAAGAATATCAGGGAGTTTTTCGATATTTACTATGTTCCCAACAACATGGCGGTAGTGATGGCCGGTGACTTTGACCCGGATGAAGCCATTGTTATTGTTGACAAATATTTCGGACAACTCACCCCCGGCGATGTTCCGGAGCTTAAATTCAAGCCGGAACCGCCAATCACCAAGCCGGTTGTGAAAGAAGTGATCGGTCTCGAAGCTGAAACTGCCCAGTTAGCCTGGCGCTTCGAAGGTTCAGGCTCTGAACAAAGCCCTTATCTCGACATGATCGGAATGATCCTTTACAACGGCAAAGCAGGGTTGATTGATCAAAACCTGAACAAGCAGATGGCTACACTCGGCTCGAGTGCCTACGTAAGATCACTGACTGACTATTCGGCACTTACGCTGTCAGGCAGAAATAAAGGAGGTCAGACTTTGGAAGAGGTCAAAGATCTTTTACTGGGTGAGGTAGAAAAGCTTAAAAAGGGAGATTTCCCCAACTGGCTGATGGAAGCTGCCATCAACAACCTCAAATTGCAGGAACTGCGCCGGACTGAATCAGCACGCTCACGTGCCTACCTGATGGTCGCCAGCTTTATGAACAACCAACCCTGGGAAAAAAGCGTTGAATACGTCAATACTTTAAGTAAAATAACCAGGGAGGATGTGATCGCTTTTGCCAACGAGCATCTTGGAGCAAACAATTATGTCGTTGTTTACAAACGGCAAGGTCAGCCCGATGACATTACCAAAATGGAAAAGCCGCCAATTACACCCATTCATATCAACAGGGATGCTGAATCGGATTTGCAGAAAGAGATCAAAGCATCCGAAGTCCCTCAGCCTGAACCTGTATTCCTCGATTACCAGAAGGACATCAAACGCAAACAGTTATCCAATGGGATTGAAATTCTTTACGTCGAAAACACGGAGAACCCAACGTTCAGTTTTACTTATACTTTCCCAATGGGCAGTTATCACGACAAACTTCTCCCATTTGCTGCTTCATTTCTCGATTTTATGGGAACAAAAAAAATGTCTCCCGAAGAGATCAGCAATGAATTTTATAAACTGGCCTGTACATTCAGTGTAAGGGTGGATGATGAAGAAACCAGGATTACCCTGAGCGGGCTGAGCGAAAATCTAAAAGATGCACTCATTCTTTTCGAAGACCTTGTATTGAATGCCAGAGGGGAAGCCAAAGACCTTGAATCTTACATCAATAATGTTAAGAAAGCCCGGCTCGACAGCAAAGCAAATCAACGTGCCAATTTCCAGGCACTCACCAACTACGCGATGTATGGCGCTGAAAATCCAACAACTTTCACTCTAACTAACCAGGAACTTGAAATGCTAAAGGTCGAGCAGCTCATCGCAACTCTTCAACACTTGTGGAAAATTGAACATAACATCGCATTCTACGGCCCCCAACCGATTGATAAGGTGGCAACTCTGGTGGAGACCAATCACAAAGTACCCAAAACGTTGGCAGCTGTAGATAAAGCAACGAAATTTGAACCAAAAGAAACTGAAAAAGAGATGGTTTACTTTGCTCACTATGAGGCCAACCAGTCCTATTTGCAGACCATCTCCAAAGGGGTTCCCTTCAATAAAGAGATTGTTCCTCAGGTCAGTTTGTACAACAGCTATTTCGGCGGAGGGATGAATGCCATTGTGTTCCAGGAAATGCGGGAAAAACGCGGGCTGGCTTATTCATCCTCATCATCGTACAGGCAACCTTCGAACCCTGACGGTTATTTTATGAATACGAGTTTTATTGCCACCCAGAACGACAAGGTGATTGATGCTTTCGACGCTTTCAATGACCTGTTTAAAAATATGCCACTGTCAGATAATGCTTTTAAACTGGCTCAGGAACAGATGATTTCGGATATCCGTACACAGCGTATCACCAAATCAGGCATCATCTGGTCGTATCTGAATGATAAAAAGATGGGATACGATGTTGACAGGAGAATGCTCCTATACAAAACAATTCCTACGATGACCCTCGACAATGTGAAGACATTCAATGCACAATTTGTAAAAGAAAAGCCAAAAACATACGTTATTCTCGGGCATCGTGACCAGGTGGACTTTGTTGAAATTGAAAAACGCTATGGTCCGGTGATCAAATTAACCGAATCTGACTTGTTTGCATATTAA